The Drosophila bipectinata strain 14024-0381.07 chromosome 2L, DbipHiC1v2, whole genome shotgun sequence genome has a segment encoding these proteins:
- the Oatp26F gene encoding solute carrier organic anion transporter family member 4A1 isoform X1, with protein MSASEANSELEASTIPAPKCSNVNNNNSARSSRVGSAVSGASQDMDDLAEQRFGWCGWHPQWLQRFCTAKWALFWLCWGGALQGLLVNGLINVSISTIERRFGLRSRQMGLVASGYDLASFACLVPVTYYGGRRGASKPRFIAIGLIVMGLASLVFMLPNFLVGQYRATIGEANVCETESILNSSHTVGSCEAASTSRAGESESLTWTVWLFFGAQLLHGAGASPLFTLGVTYIDENVSKKMSSVYLGIYYTMATIGPAIGYVLGGQLLLIYTDWMTVDPVQLSLTSDSKVWIGAWWMGFIFAAVMCFLIAFPVFGYPKSLPGADKLQLERVSEAHATKPVDVGSESDESGQLTKKLGNLPRAVISLLGNPTFFFLNLAGATEGLVIAGFAAFLPKQIENQFSISPMLSALVMGLITVPAGGGGTFLGGYLVKKWNLACSGIIKMCLTVTTVAAFFTFCFIVSCPNPKFAGVTTDYNLDPRTGPIALDASCNINCGCSRSNYDPICGINGVMYYSPCYAGCGQEEHVDSLKHYNNCSCIGGNVGWVDDGAASSVLGPDATNLKCDSTCQSLPVFVALCFILMVFTFLATMPALSATLRCVQDEQRSFALGLQWIKVRLLGTIPAPLIFGALIDESCILWQEKCDEDAGGACLFYDNYYISRYMWLLALICKLGSVVFFLGAWWFYVPPRTPSNSNNKSEVI; from the exons ATGTCGGCATCGGAAGCAAATTCGGAACTGGAAGCCAGCACTATACCAGCGCCCAAGTGCTCCAATgtgaacaacaacaatagtgCCCGCTCCAGTCGGGTGGGTAGCGCCGTTTCCGGTGCTAGCCAGGACATGGATGACCTGGCGGAGCAGCGGTTCGGCTGGTGCGGCTGGCATCCGCAGTGGCTCCAGCGCTTCTGCACCGCCAAGTGGGCGCTCTTCTGGCTATGCTGGGGCGGAGCTCTTCAAG GTTTGCTTGTGAACGGATTGATAAACGTATCCATCTCCACGATTGAACGGAGGTTTGGACTGCGCTCCCGGCAGATGGGATTGGTGGCCAGTGGCTACGACCTGGCCTCCTTTGCCTGCCTGGTACCGGTAACCTACTACGGAGGCCGTCGAGGAGCTTCCAAGCCGCGTTTCATTGCCATCGGCCTGATCGTGATGGGCCTGGCATCGCTGGTCTTCATGCTGCCAAACTTCCTGGTGGGCCAGTACCGGGCCACCATTGGCGAGGCGAATGTCTGCGAGACGGAAAGCATCTTGAACTCCAGCCATACAGTG GGTTCCTGCGAAGCAGCCTCCACCAGTAGAGCGGGGGAGAGTGAGAGCCTAACCTGGACGGTGTGGCTGTTCTTTGGGGCCCAACTGCTTCATGGAGCCGGTGCATCGCCCCTCTTCACACTGGGAGTCACTTATATCGACGAGAACGTCTCGAAGAAGATGTCATCTGTTTACTTGG GAATCTACTATACAATGGCCACGATTGGTCCCGCCATTGGCTATGTCCTTGGCGGACAATTGCTCCTGATCTATACGGATTGGATGACCGTGGACCCCGTCCA ACTGAGCTTAACCAGCGATAGCAAGGTGTGGATTGGAGCCTGGTGGATGGGATTCATTTTTGCAGCAGTCATGTGTTTTCTCATCGCCTTTCCCGTTTTTGGATATCCGAAATCCTTGCCTGGGGCAGACAAGCTCCAGCTGGAAAGAGTTTCCGAGGCACATGCCACCAAACCAGTTGATGTCGGATCGGAGTCGGATGAATCgggtcaactgaccaagaaatTGGGCAACCTACCTAGAGCAGTCATTAGTCTGCTTGGAAATCCGACATTCTTCTTCCTAAATCTGGCGGGGGCCACCGAGGGTCTGGTCATTGCAGGCTTCGCTGCTTTCCTGCCCAAGCAGATCGAGAACCAATTCAGCATCTCCCCTATGCTCTCCGCCCTGGTCATGGGTCTGATAACAGTGCCCGCCGGTGGCGGCGGAACTTTCCTCGGAGGCTATTTGGTTAAAAAGTGGAACCTAGCCTGCAGCGGCATCATTAAGATGTGCTTGACGGTCACCACAGTGGCGGCATTTTTCACCTTCTGCTTCATTGTGTCCTGTCCAAATCCTAAGTTCGCTGGCGTTACCACAGACTACAATTTGGACCCCAGAACCGGGCCAATAGCCTTGGATGCAAGTTGTAACATAAACTGCGGGTGCAGTCGCTCGAACTACGATCCCATCTGTGGCATCAACGGAGTCATGTACTACAGTCCTTGCTACGCGGGCTGTGGCCAGGAGGAGCATGTGGATAGTTTGAAGCACTACAACAACTGCAGCTGCATTGGTGGGAATGTTGGTTGGGTGGACGACGGAGCTGCTTCTTCAGTCCTTGGCCCGGACGCCACCAACCTGAAGTGTGACTCCACTTGCCAGAGCTTGCCGGTCTTTGTGGCTCTGTGCTTCATCCTGATGGTATTCACTTTTTTGGCCACAATGCCAGCTTTATCAGCCACATTGAG GTGTGTCCAGGACGAACAACGCTCCTTTGCTTTGGGCCTTCAATGGATAAAAGTGCGATTATTGGGTACCATTCCAGCTCCTCTGATTTTTGGAGCCCTGATTGATGAATCCTGTATTTTGTGGCAAGAAAAATGCGATGAAGATGCCGGTGGAGCTTGTCTTTTCTATGATAACTACTACATCAGCCG ATACATGTGGCTTTTGGCCCTGATCTGCAAACTGGGTTCGGTGGTCTTCTTTCTGGGTGCCTGGTGGTTTTATGTACCGCCCAGAACGCCCTCAAATTCCAATAACAAGTCGGAGGTGATCTAA
- the LOC108124622 gene encoding LOW QUALITY PROTEIN: prolyl 4-hydroxylase subunit alpha-1 (The sequence of the model RefSeq protein was modified relative to this genomic sequence to represent the inferred CDS: substituted 2 bases at 2 genomic stop codons), producing MWLRAVLFRILLFTLIFYTIYGEKKDENEDENELSYTTSIRALAELRDIENSYMKHLSNYVNSLRKKVDFLRKYLESITLENTDSEEYINNPLKLFDLVRRFHEDWFKVMAYIKNNESFKDDLEKMHNFVNRTPVSQDMKEALLGMHRIESVYDLQPWDMANGVISVHKLESQMSASDCQALANYMYKESEFRRAAQWYRIALHFIKEPRNGIAAEIYGPKREDLKKMFLISRIQEGSVDDIPSYLEELSQKPNIPLAYLTPKPSPTPIENGCRGKYPDRPRLVCRYNTTTTPFMRIAPLKEEEISKDPLIWLYHDVLFDSEIAQLTSNLTREDMTQGYTDNYTTPDKGYRLFQVKIYEGGGXXLDRTLVNRMRDISGLDAGLKTYLARANYGLGTYFQEHSDYLDIKKHPESGAEGDRLFTLLFYASDVEMGGATVFPAANISIQPKKGTALFWYNLHNDWEPNPLSRHAVCPMVLGNRWTLFKSMLSHRQMFLKLCYK from the exons ATGTGGCTGAGAGCAGTTCTATTTAGAATTTTACTTTTTacacttattttttatactattTATGGTGAGAAAAAGGATGAAAACGAAGATGAAAATGAATTATCATATACAACTTCCATTCGAGCTTTGGCTGAGCTACGAGATATTGAAAATTCATACATGAAACATTTATCCAATTATGTGAATTCTCTTCGAAAAAAAGTGGACTTTCTAAGAAA ATATTTAGAATCTATAACACTGGAAAATACTGACAGTGAGGAGTACATAAATAATCCTCTTAAATTATTTGATCTTGTGAGACGATTTCACGAAGACTGGTTCAAAGTAATGGCTTATATTAAGAATAATGAATCTTTTAAAg ATGATCTTGAAAAAATGCACAATTTTGTTAATCGTACACCCGTTTCTCAGGACATGAAAGAGGCTTTATTGGGAATGCATCGTATAGAATCCGTTTACGATTTACAGCCTTGGGATATGGCTAATGGTGTTATTTCAGTCCACAAACTAGA AAGCCAGATGTCAGCTTCCGATTGCCAAGCCCTAGCTAACTATATGTACAAGGAGTCGGAGTTTAGACGAGCGGCCCAGTGGTACAGAATAGCTTTACATTTTATCAAGGAACCAAGAAACGGTATAGCCGCCGAAATCTATGGTCCTAAGAGAGAAGAtctcaaaaaaatgtttctcatTAGTCGTATTCAAGAGG GTTCTGTCGACGATATACCATCTTACCTGGAAGAACTTTcacaaaaaccaaatattcCCCTGGCCTATCTGACTCCCAAGCCTTCACCCACTCCTATAGAAAACGGATGTAGGGGAAAGTATCCCGATCGGCCCAGATTAGTTTGTCGCTATAATACTACAACAACACCTTTTATGCGAATTGCTCCTTTGAAAGAAGAGGAAATAAGCAAAGATCCACTTATTTGGCTTTATCACGATGTGCTTTTCGACAGTGAGATTGCCCAGCTAACCAGTAATTTAACTAGGGAGGATATGACCCAAGGGTACACGGATAATTATACAACACCGGATAAAGGATATCGACTTTTCCAGGTGAAAATATACGAGGGCGGGGGCTGATAGTTGGACAGAACCTTGGTGAATCGGATGAGAGATATATCCGGCCTAGATGCCGGACTTAAAACTTATCTGGCCAGAGCAAATTATGGCCTGGGTACCTATTTTCAGGAGCACAGTGATTATTTGGATATCAAAAAACATCCA GAGTCTGGAGCAGAAGGAGATCGTTTGTTTACACTCCTTTTCTAT GCCAGTGATGTCGAAATGGGTGGTGCTACTGTATTCCCAGCTGCCAATATCAGCATTCAGCCAAAGAAGGGAACTGCCTTATTTTGGTACAACCTCCACAACGATTGGGAACCGAATCCTTTGTCACGTCATGCAGTGTGTCCCATGGTCCTTGGAAACCGATGGA CTTTATTTAAGAGCATGCTATCTCACCGGCAAATGTTTCTAAAGCTCTGCTACAAGTAG
- the LOC138925782 gene encoding uncharacterized protein: MLLRAFFKNPQVKKWLASWTSSTEIEEKDNPRVMFRINVKRRSVPPFWTHWTRNWQTPLLKNFNIAKRTNLLKSDGFREEAQDSSNFKTSNPFLALMAHVHKLRGSVVVGTGNTAFETGSSVTSERPKRAPLKSAVKIDQEDISPEEVRIKFLNAFGLVSYPSKNSPAMCRRASKPCWGLLMTKPVVLNQMWVSFTVDISFYLKLMPNITDIMQMAKGVNENGANGVTVNMISSESDEIALQFHLGASLVQVRFSMQNLNDSVISDYCPQLRVLLWDGELWDDQSSPRPVHQRDKLIVSGDPPYFGGKSWKLAMQEYISVECEPQVAEAQSFVKELEHHTGSSNCIPIILASLHPCPIIN, from the exons atgttactacgagcatttttcaaaaatccgCAAGTCAAGAAATGGCTGGCGTCATGGACTTCATCCACTGAAATCGAG GAAAAAGACAATCCCAGGGTGATGTTTAGGATCAACGTTAAACGCCGTTCTGTTCCGCCATTCTGGACACATTGGACCCGGAACTGGCAGACTCCTCTTCTGAAGAATTTCAATATTGCGAAAAGGACAAACCTTTTGAAGAGCGATGGCTTTAGAGAAGAAGCCCAGGATTCCAGCAACTTCAAGACTTCGAACCCATTCCTGGCACTGATGGCCCATGTACACAAGCTAAGAGGAAGTGTCGTCGTCGGAACCGGAAATACGGCCTTCGAAACCGGTTCATCAGTTACCAGTGAAAGACCGAAGAGGGCTCCTTTGAAATCGGCGGTTAAAATCGACCAGGAAGACATCTCCCCTGAGGAGGTTCGAATTAAGTTCCTGAATGCTTTTGGGCTAGTCTCCTATCCGTCTAAGAACAGTCCTGCGATGTGTCGACGTGCCTCCAAGCCGTGTTGGGGACTTTTGATGACAAAGCCAGTAGTCCTAAACCAAATGTGGGTCAGTTTCACCGTAGACATTTCCTTCTACCTCAAACTCATGCCAAACATTACGGACATCATGCAGATGGCCAAGGGCGTGAATGAGAATGGCGCCAACGGAGTGACTGTCAACATGATCTCATCTGAATCTGATGAAATTGCCCTTCAGTTTCATCTCGGAGCCTCTCTGGTTCAGGTCCGCTTCTCAATGCAAAACCTGAACGATTCTGTAATAAGCGATTATTGTCCGCAACTGAGAGTCCTTCTCTGGGATGGAGAGCTCTGGGACGATCAGTCTTCCCCACGGCCCGTCCATCAGCGGGACAAGCTCATCGTGTCCGGGGACCCTCCGTATTTTGGAGGCAAGTCGTGGAAGCTTGCGATGCAAGAGTATATTTCTGTGGAGTGCGAACCCCAGGTTGCCGAGGCCCAATCGTTCGTCAAGGAACTGGAACACCATACCGGCAGCAGTAACTGCATTCCGATTATCCTTGCATCCCTACATCCCTGCCCGATCATTAACTGA
- the Oatp26F gene encoding solute carrier organic anion transporter family member 4A1 isoform X3: protein MGLVASGYDLASFACLVPVTYYGGRRGASKPRFIAIGLIVMGLASLVFMLPNFLVGQYRATIGEANVCETESILNSSHTVGSCEAASTSRAGESESLTWTVWLFFGAQLLHGAGASPLFTLGVTYIDENVSKKMSSVYLGIYYTMATIGPAIGYVLGGQLLLIYTDWMTVDPVQLSLTSDSKVWIGAWWMGFIFAAVMCFLIAFPVFGYPKSLPGADKLQLERVSEAHATKPVDVGSESDESGQLTKKLGNLPRAVISLLGNPTFFFLNLAGATEGLVIAGFAAFLPKQIENQFSISPMLSALVMGLITVPAGGGGTFLGGYLVKKWNLACSGIIKMCLTVTTVAAFFTFCFIVSCPNPKFAGVTTDYNLDPRTGPIALDASCNINCGCSRSNYDPICGINGVMYYSPCYAGCGQEEHVDSLKHYNNCSCIGGNVGWVDDGAASSVLGPDATNLKCDSTCQSLPVFVALCFILMVFTFLATMPALSATLRCVQDEQRSFALGLQWIKVRLLGTIPAPLIFGALIDESCILWQEKCDEDAGGACLFYDNYYISRYMWLLALICKLGSVVFFLGAWWFYVPPRTPSNSNNKSEVI, encoded by the exons ATGGGATTGGTGGCCAGTGGCTACGACCTGGCCTCCTTTGCCTGCCTGGTACCGGTAACCTACTACGGAGGCCGTCGAGGAGCTTCCAAGCCGCGTTTCATTGCCATCGGCCTGATCGTGATGGGCCTGGCATCGCTGGTCTTCATGCTGCCAAACTTCCTGGTGGGCCAGTACCGGGCCACCATTGGCGAGGCGAATGTCTGCGAGACGGAAAGCATCTTGAACTCCAGCCATACAGTG GGTTCCTGCGAAGCAGCCTCCACCAGTAGAGCGGGGGAGAGTGAGAGCCTAACCTGGACGGTGTGGCTGTTCTTTGGGGCCCAACTGCTTCATGGAGCCGGTGCATCGCCCCTCTTCACACTGGGAGTCACTTATATCGACGAGAACGTCTCGAAGAAGATGTCATCTGTTTACTTGG GAATCTACTATACAATGGCCACGATTGGTCCCGCCATTGGCTATGTCCTTGGCGGACAATTGCTCCTGATCTATACGGATTGGATGACCGTGGACCCCGTCCA ACTGAGCTTAACCAGCGATAGCAAGGTGTGGATTGGAGCCTGGTGGATGGGATTCATTTTTGCAGCAGTCATGTGTTTTCTCATCGCCTTTCCCGTTTTTGGATATCCGAAATCCTTGCCTGGGGCAGACAAGCTCCAGCTGGAAAGAGTTTCCGAGGCACATGCCACCAAACCAGTTGATGTCGGATCGGAGTCGGATGAATCgggtcaactgaccaagaaatTGGGCAACCTACCTAGAGCAGTCATTAGTCTGCTTGGAAATCCGACATTCTTCTTCCTAAATCTGGCGGGGGCCACCGAGGGTCTGGTCATTGCAGGCTTCGCTGCTTTCCTGCCCAAGCAGATCGAGAACCAATTCAGCATCTCCCCTATGCTCTCCGCCCTGGTCATGGGTCTGATAACAGTGCCCGCCGGTGGCGGCGGAACTTTCCTCGGAGGCTATTTGGTTAAAAAGTGGAACCTAGCCTGCAGCGGCATCATTAAGATGTGCTTGACGGTCACCACAGTGGCGGCATTTTTCACCTTCTGCTTCATTGTGTCCTGTCCAAATCCTAAGTTCGCTGGCGTTACCACAGACTACAATTTGGACCCCAGAACCGGGCCAATAGCCTTGGATGCAAGTTGTAACATAAACTGCGGGTGCAGTCGCTCGAACTACGATCCCATCTGTGGCATCAACGGAGTCATGTACTACAGTCCTTGCTACGCGGGCTGTGGCCAGGAGGAGCATGTGGATAGTTTGAAGCACTACAACAACTGCAGCTGCATTGGTGGGAATGTTGGTTGGGTGGACGACGGAGCTGCTTCTTCAGTCCTTGGCCCGGACGCCACCAACCTGAAGTGTGACTCCACTTGCCAGAGCTTGCCGGTCTTTGTGGCTCTGTGCTTCATCCTGATGGTATTCACTTTTTTGGCCACAATGCCAGCTTTATCAGCCACATTGAG GTGTGTCCAGGACGAACAACGCTCCTTTGCTTTGGGCCTTCAATGGATAAAAGTGCGATTATTGGGTACCATTCCAGCTCCTCTGATTTTTGGAGCCCTGATTGATGAATCCTGTATTTTGTGGCAAGAAAAATGCGATGAAGATGCCGGTGGAGCTTGTCTTTTCTATGATAACTACTACATCAGCCG ATACATGTGGCTTTTGGCCCTGATCTGCAAACTGGGTTCGGTGGTCTTCTTTCTGGGTGCCTGGTGGTTTTATGTACCGCCCAGAACGCCCTCAAATTCCAATAACAAGTCGGAGGTGATCTAA
- the Oatp26F gene encoding solute carrier organic anion transporter family member 4A1 isoform X2 → MSASEANSELEASTIPAPKCSNVNNNNSARSSRVGSAVSGASQDMDDLAEQRFGWCGWHPQWLQRFCTAKWALFWLCWGGALQGLLVNGLINVSISTIERRFGLRSRQMGLVASGYDLASFACLVPVTYYGGRRGASKPRFIAIGLIVMGLASLVFMLPNFLVGQYRATIGEANVCETESILNSSHTGSCEAASTSRAGESESLTWTVWLFFGAQLLHGAGASPLFTLGVTYIDENVSKKMSSVYLGIYYTMATIGPAIGYVLGGQLLLIYTDWMTVDPVQLSLTSDSKVWIGAWWMGFIFAAVMCFLIAFPVFGYPKSLPGADKLQLERVSEAHATKPVDVGSESDESGQLTKKLGNLPRAVISLLGNPTFFFLNLAGATEGLVIAGFAAFLPKQIENQFSISPMLSALVMGLITVPAGGGGTFLGGYLVKKWNLACSGIIKMCLTVTTVAAFFTFCFIVSCPNPKFAGVTTDYNLDPRTGPIALDASCNINCGCSRSNYDPICGINGVMYYSPCYAGCGQEEHVDSLKHYNNCSCIGGNVGWVDDGAASSVLGPDATNLKCDSTCQSLPVFVALCFILMVFTFLATMPALSATLRCVQDEQRSFALGLQWIKVRLLGTIPAPLIFGALIDESCILWQEKCDEDAGGACLFYDNYYISRYMWLLALICKLGSVVFFLGAWWFYVPPRTPSNSNNKSEVI, encoded by the exons ATGTCGGCATCGGAAGCAAATTCGGAACTGGAAGCCAGCACTATACCAGCGCCCAAGTGCTCCAATgtgaacaacaacaatagtgCCCGCTCCAGTCGGGTGGGTAGCGCCGTTTCCGGTGCTAGCCAGGACATGGATGACCTGGCGGAGCAGCGGTTCGGCTGGTGCGGCTGGCATCCGCAGTGGCTCCAGCGCTTCTGCACCGCCAAGTGGGCGCTCTTCTGGCTATGCTGGGGCGGAGCTCTTCAAG GTTTGCTTGTGAACGGATTGATAAACGTATCCATCTCCACGATTGAACGGAGGTTTGGACTGCGCTCCCGGCAGATGGGATTGGTGGCCAGTGGCTACGACCTGGCCTCCTTTGCCTGCCTGGTACCGGTAACCTACTACGGAGGCCGTCGAGGAGCTTCCAAGCCGCGTTTCATTGCCATCGGCCTGATCGTGATGGGCCTGGCATCGCTGGTCTTCATGCTGCCAAACTTCCTGGTGGGCCAGTACCGGGCCACCATTGGCGAGGCGAATGTCTGCGAGACGGAAAGCATCTTGAACTCCAGCCATACA GGTTCCTGCGAAGCAGCCTCCACCAGTAGAGCGGGGGAGAGTGAGAGCCTAACCTGGACGGTGTGGCTGTTCTTTGGGGCCCAACTGCTTCATGGAGCCGGTGCATCGCCCCTCTTCACACTGGGAGTCACTTATATCGACGAGAACGTCTCGAAGAAGATGTCATCTGTTTACTTGG GAATCTACTATACAATGGCCACGATTGGTCCCGCCATTGGCTATGTCCTTGGCGGACAATTGCTCCTGATCTATACGGATTGGATGACCGTGGACCCCGTCCA ACTGAGCTTAACCAGCGATAGCAAGGTGTGGATTGGAGCCTGGTGGATGGGATTCATTTTTGCAGCAGTCATGTGTTTTCTCATCGCCTTTCCCGTTTTTGGATATCCGAAATCCTTGCCTGGGGCAGACAAGCTCCAGCTGGAAAGAGTTTCCGAGGCACATGCCACCAAACCAGTTGATGTCGGATCGGAGTCGGATGAATCgggtcaactgaccaagaaatTGGGCAACCTACCTAGAGCAGTCATTAGTCTGCTTGGAAATCCGACATTCTTCTTCCTAAATCTGGCGGGGGCCACCGAGGGTCTGGTCATTGCAGGCTTCGCTGCTTTCCTGCCCAAGCAGATCGAGAACCAATTCAGCATCTCCCCTATGCTCTCCGCCCTGGTCATGGGTCTGATAACAGTGCCCGCCGGTGGCGGCGGAACTTTCCTCGGAGGCTATTTGGTTAAAAAGTGGAACCTAGCCTGCAGCGGCATCATTAAGATGTGCTTGACGGTCACCACAGTGGCGGCATTTTTCACCTTCTGCTTCATTGTGTCCTGTCCAAATCCTAAGTTCGCTGGCGTTACCACAGACTACAATTTGGACCCCAGAACCGGGCCAATAGCCTTGGATGCAAGTTGTAACATAAACTGCGGGTGCAGTCGCTCGAACTACGATCCCATCTGTGGCATCAACGGAGTCATGTACTACAGTCCTTGCTACGCGGGCTGTGGCCAGGAGGAGCATGTGGATAGTTTGAAGCACTACAACAACTGCAGCTGCATTGGTGGGAATGTTGGTTGGGTGGACGACGGAGCTGCTTCTTCAGTCCTTGGCCCGGACGCCACCAACCTGAAGTGTGACTCCACTTGCCAGAGCTTGCCGGTCTTTGTGGCTCTGTGCTTCATCCTGATGGTATTCACTTTTTTGGCCACAATGCCAGCTTTATCAGCCACATTGAG GTGTGTCCAGGACGAACAACGCTCCTTTGCTTTGGGCCTTCAATGGATAAAAGTGCGATTATTGGGTACCATTCCAGCTCCTCTGATTTTTGGAGCCCTGATTGATGAATCCTGTATTTTGTGGCAAGAAAAATGCGATGAAGATGCCGGTGGAGCTTGTCTTTTCTATGATAACTACTACATCAGCCG ATACATGTGGCTTTTGGCCCTGATCTGCAAACTGGGTTCGGTGGTCTTCTTTCTGGGTGCCTGGTGGTTTTATGTACCGCCCAGAACGCCCTCAAATTCCAATAACAAGTCGGAGGTGATCTAA